CCGAAGCTGACGGTCTGGAGCGTCACCGTCGTGCCGGCCGGGTCGTCGACCTCCTGGTTGCCCTGGGGGTCCTGGCCGGCGACGAGGGCGTTGTCGCTCTGGTCGCTGCCGTTCGCGAACTGGATGTTCGTGAAGCCGGCCGCCGCCAGGGTCTGCTTGGCCTGACCGACGGTCTGGCCGACGACCTGCGGGACGCGCGTCTTCTGCTGTTCCTTCTTCTTGCCGATCTGGATGTTCACCGACGAGTTCTTCTCGACCGAGGTACCGGCCTGCGGCGTGGTCTGGATGACCTTGCCGACCTGGCTGTCGTCGTCGGTCTCGACCTCGGTGCAGTTGCCGACCAGGTCGCTGGCCTGCATCTGCTGCTTGGCCGCGTCACAGCTCTGGCCGAGGACGTCCGGGACGGTGGACTTCGCGGCTTCCTTGGCGACGGTCAGGGTGATCGTGGAGCCCTTCTCCTGTTCCGTGTCGCCGTCGGGGTTCTGCTTGATGACCACGCCGGGTGTCCGGTCGGACTCCTCCGTCTTCTGCTCGACGTTGAAGCCCTTGTCCTCGAGCTGGGCCGCTGCCTTGTCGTAGGTCAGGCCCGTCACGTCCGGCACCGTCACCTTGGGCGCGCCCGTCGACACCACCAGGGCGATGGTGTCGCCCTTCTGGACGTCCGTACCGGCCTTGGGGTCCTGCGAGCAGATGTTGCCCTTGGCCTGGTTGTCGCAGGGCTTCTTCGAGAACGTCAGTTCCAGGTCGGAGTTGGCCGCGAGTTTCCGGGCGCTCTGTTCGGTCTCACCGACGAGGTTGGGCGCCGGGAACGTGCTGTCGCCCCCGTCGCCGCTGAACGCCCACCGTCCGATGAGGATCGCGCCGACCAGCACGAGGATGCCCGCCACCACGAGCAGGATCGTCGAGGTGCTGGACTTGCGCTGCTGTCCGCGGCGCCGGTCGGGGCGGTCGTCGTAGCCGTAGCCGCCCTCGTCCGGGTTCATGGGGGGCAGCATCGACGTGGCGCCCGCGCCGGAGTCCGCGCGCAGGGCCGTCGTCGGCTGGTCGTCCGGGTAGCCGCCGTAGCCCACGGAGCCCATCGCGGCCGTGGCCGCGACCGGCTGGCCGTCGAGGCAGGCCTCG
This genomic stretch from Streptomyces sp. Go-475 harbors:
- the pknB gene encoding Stk1 family PASTA domain-containing Ser/Thr kinase, whose protein sequence is MEEPRRLGGRYELGQVLGRGGMAEVYLAHDTRLGRTVAVKTLRADLARDPSFQARFRREAQSAASLNHPAIVAVYDTGEDYIDNVSIPYIVMEYVDGSTLRELLHSGRKLLPERAMEMTIGILQGLEYAHRNGIVHRDIKPANVMLTRNGQVKVMDFGIARAMGDAGMTMTQTAAVIGTAQYLSPEQAKGEQVDARSDLYSTGCLLYELLTVRPPFVGDSPVAVAYQHVREEPQAPSVFDPEITPEMDAIVLKALVKDPDYRYQSADEMRADIEACLDGQPVAATAAMGSVGYGGYPDDQPTTALRADSGAGATSMLPPMNPDEGGYGYDDRPDRRRGQQRKSSTSTILLVVAGILVLVGAILIGRWAFSGDGGDSTFPAPNLVGETEQSARKLAANSDLELTFSKKPCDNQAKGNICSQDPKAGTDVQKGDTIALVVSTGAPKVTVPDVTGLTYDKAAAQLEDKGFNVEQKTEESDRTPGVVIKQNPDGDTEQEKGSTITLTVAKEAAKSTVPDVLGQSCDAAKQQMQASDLVGNCTEVETDDDSQVGKVIQTTPQAGTSVEKNSSVNIQIGKKKEQQKTRVPQVVGQTVGQAKQTLAAAGFTNIQFANGSDQSDNALVAGQDPQGNQEVDDPAGTTVTLQTVSFGNNGGNNNGGGGNGGIFGGLNGDD